In Massilia forsythiae, one DNA window encodes the following:
- a CDS encoding methyl-accepting chemotaxis protein: MAMKDFKIGTRLGVGFGALCVALVFMVGQGTAMLGRINAGTDEIVHKRLPRIEMASRTLNEVNDISLAMRNLMLADDDADRGRQMDKIMSSRKEIEGLLAGMDKELESQRGRDLLHRQQELNTRFVQAQDRLIALVKAGDEAGAKQFIITVLRPIMQPYRDAITQQIEMQKELSSETAAAAERIFSETCTLTVGLGLAIVAAACALAWWISRSITRPVRLALDVANAVAAGDLSEKIDVQGCCEVAQLLHALKVMNDNLAATVTTVRSGTDAIALASREVAAGNQDLSTRTEQQAGSLEETASSMEELTSTVRQNADNARQANVLADTASGVATRGGQVIHEVVDTMQQIHAASGKIVDIIGVIDGIAFQTNILALNAAVEAARAGEQGRGFAVVAGEVRNLAQRSATAAREIKALIGDSSAKVEAGSRLVQDAGNTMQEIVDSVRRVTDILGEITSASQEQTAGIEQINESVTQMDTVTQQNAALVEEAAAAADAMQAQAVRLAQAVAVFKLDGAPSSAAALPAPAVVLVPATSAAPLKRPPVTASAVKPALGKPAAFKPAAVKPAAARVPETVGGDWEEF, from the coding sequence ATGGCAATGAAGGATTTCAAGATCGGCACGCGCTTGGGCGTCGGCTTCGGGGCGCTGTGCGTGGCGCTGGTATTCATGGTCGGGCAGGGCACGGCGATGCTCGGCCGCATCAACGCAGGCACCGACGAGATCGTGCACAAGCGCCTGCCGCGTATCGAGATGGCGAGCCGCACCCTGAACGAGGTGAACGACATTTCCCTGGCGATGCGCAACCTGATGCTGGCCGACGACGATGCCGACCGCGGCAGGCAGATGGATAAAATCATGTCGTCGCGCAAGGAGATCGAGGGCTTGTTGGCGGGCATGGACAAGGAACTGGAAAGCCAGCGCGGGCGCGACCTGCTGCACCGGCAGCAGGAATTGAACACCCGTTTCGTCCAGGCGCAGGATCGATTGATCGCGCTGGTCAAGGCCGGCGACGAAGCCGGCGCCAAGCAATTCATCATCACCGTGCTGCGCCCGATCATGCAGCCGTACCGCGACGCGATCACCCAGCAGATCGAGATGCAGAAGGAGCTCAGCAGCGAAACGGCGGCGGCGGCGGAACGCATCTTCAGCGAAACGTGCACGCTGACCGTCGGCCTGGGCCTGGCAATCGTGGCCGCGGCCTGTGCGCTGGCCTGGTGGATCTCGCGCTCGATCACCCGGCCGGTGCGCCTGGCGCTCGACGTCGCCAACGCGGTGGCCGCGGGCGACCTGAGCGAAAAAATCGACGTGCAGGGCTGCTGCGAGGTCGCGCAACTGCTGCACGCCTTGAAAGTCATGAACGACAACCTGGCCGCCACCGTGACCACCGTGCGCAGCGGCACCGACGCCATCGCGCTGGCTTCCAGGGAAGTCGCGGCCGGCAACCAGGACCTGTCGACACGCACCGAACAGCAGGCCGGTTCGCTCGAAGAGACCGCGTCGTCGATGGAAGAACTGACCTCGACCGTGCGCCAGAATGCCGACAATGCCCGTCAGGCCAACGTGCTGGCCGACACCGCCAGCGGCGTCGCCACCCGCGGCGGCCAGGTGATCCACGAAGTGGTCGACACCATGCAGCAGATCCACGCCGCGTCCGGCAAGATCGTCGACATCATCGGCGTCATCGACGGCATCGCCTTCCAGACCAACATCCTGGCCCTGAACGCGGCGGTGGAAGCGGCGCGCGCCGGCGAGCAGGGCCGCGGCTTCGCGGTGGTGGCCGGCGAGGTGCGCAACCTGGCGCAGCGCTCGGCCACGGCGGCCAGGGAAATCAAGGCGCTGATCGGCGACTCCAGCGCCAAGGTGGAAGCGGGCAGCCGCTTGGTGCAGGATGCCGGCAACACGATGCAGGAAATCGTCGACAGCGTACGCCGCGTGACCGACATCCTGGGCGAGATCACCTCGGCCAGCCAGGAGCAGACCGCCGGCATCGAACAGATCAACGAATCCGTGACCCAGATGGACACGGTGACCCAGCAGAACGCGGCGCTGGTCGAAGAGGCCGCGGCGGCGGCGGATGCGATGCAGGCGCAGGCGGTGCGCCTGGCGCAGGCGGTGGCGGTATTCAAGCTGGATGGAGCGCCGTCGAGCGCTGCCGCGCTGCCGGCGCCGGCCGTGGTCCTAGTGCCGGCCACATCGGCGGCGCCGCTGAAGCGCCCCCCGGTCACCGCGTCTGCCGTGAAACCGGCGCTCGGCAAGCCGGCTGCGTTCAAACCTGCCGCAGTCAAACCCGCTGCAGCGCGCGTACCGGAAACCGTGGGCGGCGACTGGGAAGAATTCTGA